A window from Acidobacteriota bacterium encodes these proteins:
- a CDS encoding TonB-dependent receptor produces the protein MHGGFRTLGALLLAIPLTVSAQDAGRAGPAEQAASAEPEAGEPPHFAEEVTVTVTARKREEDLQSVPFSVVAPTQQALRNRGAESIEDVSANVAGFSVQNLGPGQSQIAMRGVSAGQIVRDQPGVKEQVGVYLDESVISLSLFTPDLDLFDMSRIEVLRGPQGTLFGSGSLSGTVRYITNQPVLGVTEGTGELGFSSLTGGGLGNNAKFAVNVPLGPAAAARVTAYNTTVGGFIDAVQPDLGVKENVDSGRRTGARVALRVQPNERFSFTPRLVYQHAAMDGWNRIDAYNILANPFTTTRPAVTLGERQQFTQIEEPYADTFLLGDFTLELDLGGAALTSVTSLTDRDVDVVRDASALGGSVSFSPFGAPEAGYTLDFPLVDLTTARGLTQELRVAGEGERVDWVLGTFFSTAERRYGQSAYAANYVAINGAAVSDFLRVVTGVPDLVWSGSRPLAGQPGTEELFYSDLRYDFDQLALFGEASLALTDRFSLTGGLRWYDFDEARTQTFDGLFADPLDSEGTTSATGVAPRIIASYDLGAETQVNAQVSQGFRLGGINDPLNTPICSPEDLATFGDRGTWEDEALWNYEAGVKSTFLGGRGTFNASGFYMDVRNLQATVTAGTCSSRIIFNVPDARSAGVELELAAQPTAFFDFAVSASVADARLQSTITSTDDAGRVDTVSGIEAGRRLPTTPRFQTAAAATWRWLAGGGWVGYVSGTFQHVGSRFTQVGDQAAGFGAVDLTALSPALRPGAFIGGPLTQSAFAFNPELPAYNILNARVGFLDGRWDIAFFADNLTDERALLALDQERGTLARVGYLTNPPRSFGVSTRIDF, from the coding sequence ATGCATGGAGGATTCCGGACGCTCGGCGCCCTGCTGTTGGCCATCCCGTTGACCGTGAGCGCGCAGGACGCCGGACGAGCCGGGCCGGCGGAGCAGGCGGCGTCGGCCGAGCCGGAGGCCGGAGAGCCGCCGCACTTCGCCGAGGAGGTGACGGTTACCGTCACCGCCCGCAAGCGCGAGGAGGACCTGCAGTCGGTGCCCTTCTCGGTGGTCGCGCCGACGCAACAGGCGCTGCGCAACCGGGGCGCGGAGAGCATCGAGGACGTCTCGGCCAACGTCGCGGGCTTCTCCGTCCAGAACCTCGGCCCCGGCCAGAGCCAGATCGCGATGCGCGGCGTTTCGGCCGGCCAGATCGTGCGCGACCAGCCGGGGGTCAAGGAGCAGGTCGGCGTCTACCTCGACGAGTCGGTCATCTCGCTGTCCCTTTTCACCCCGGACCTCGACCTGTTCGACATGTCGCGCATCGAGGTGCTGCGCGGCCCGCAGGGGACCCTCTTCGGCTCAGGCTCGCTGTCGGGCACGGTGCGCTACATCACGAACCAGCCGGTCCTCGGCGTCACCGAGGGAACGGGCGAGCTCGGCTTCAGCTCGCTCACCGGCGGCGGGCTCGGCAACAACGCCAAGTTCGCGGTCAACGTGCCTCTCGGGCCGGCCGCGGCTGCCCGCGTCACCGCCTACAACACCACCGTCGGCGGCTTCATCGACGCCGTGCAGCCGGACCTCGGCGTCAAGGAGAACGTCGACAGCGGCCGCCGGACCGGCGCCCGCGTGGCGCTGCGCGTACAGCCGAACGAGCGCTTCTCCTTCACGCCGCGGCTCGTCTACCAGCACGCGGCGATGGACGGCTGGAACCGCATCGATGCCTACAACATCCTGGCCAACCCCTTCACGACCACGCGCCCCGCGGTGACCCTGGGCGAACGGCAGCAGTTCACGCAGATCGAAGAGCCCTACGCGGACACGTTCCTGTTGGGCGACTTCACCCTCGAGCTGGATCTCGGCGGCGCGGCGCTCACGTCCGTCACCTCGCTCACCGACCGCGACGTCGACGTCGTGCGCGATGCGTCGGCGCTGGGCGGCAGCGTCTCGTTCAGCCCGTTCGGCGCTCCGGAGGCGGGCTACACGCTGGACTTCCCGCTCGTCGACCTCACCACGGCGCGCGGGCTGACACAGGAGCTGCGCGTCGCGGGAGAAGGCGAGCGGGTCGACTGGGTCCTCGGCACGTTCTTCAGCACGGCCGAGCGCCGCTACGGGCAGAGCGCCTACGCCGCGAACTACGTGGCGATCAACGGCGCCGCGGTCTCCGACTTCCTGCGGGTCGTCACCGGGGTCCCGGACCTCGTCTGGTCGGGGTCGCGTCCGCTGGCCGGCCAGCCCGGCACGGAGGAGCTGTTCTACTCGGACCTGCGCTACGACTTCGATCAACTCGCCCTGTTCGGCGAGGCGTCGCTGGCCCTCACCGACCGGTTCAGCCTGACCGGCGGCCTCCGCTGGTACGACTTCGACGAAGCGCGCACGCAGACCTTCGACGGGCTCTTCGCGGACCCGCTCGACAGCGAGGGCACCACGTCGGCGACCGGAGTCGCGCCGCGGATCATCGCCAGCTACGACCTGGGCGCGGAGACGCAGGTGAACGCGCAGGTGTCGCAAGGCTTCCGCCTCGGCGGCATCAACGATCCGCTCAACACGCCGATCTGCTCGCCGGAGGATCTCGCCACCTTCGGCGACCGCGGCACCTGGGAGGACGAGGCGCTGTGGAACTACGAGGCGGGCGTCAAGTCGACGTTCCTCGGCGGCCGCGGCACGTTCAACGCGTCGGGGTTCTACATGGACGTCCGCAACCTGCAGGCGACGGTGACGGCGGGAACCTGCTCGTCGCGCATCATCTTCAACGTGCCCGACGCGCGCAGCGCCGGGGTCGAGCTGGAGCTGGCCGCGCAGCCGACCGCCTTCTTCGACTTCGCGGTCTCGGCCAGCGTCGCCGACGCGCGGCTGCAGTCGACGATCACGTCCACCGACGACGCGGGCAGGGTCGACACGGTGTCGGGCATCGAGGCGGGCCGACGCCTGCCGACGACCCCCCGTTTCCAGACCGCGGCGGCGGCCACCTGGCGCTGGCTCGCCGGCGGCGGCTGGGTGGGCTACGTCAGCGGTACCTTCCAGCACGTCGGCTCGCGTTTCACGCAGGTGGGAGACCAGGCCGCGGGCTTCGGCGCGGTCGACCTGACGGCGCTGTCTCCGGCCCTGCGCCCGGGGGCGTTCATCGGCGGCCCGCTGACGCAGAGCGCGTTCGCGTTCAATCCGGAGCTGCCGGCCTACAACATCCTCAACGCGCGGGTCGGCTTCCTCGACGGCCGCTGGGACATCGCCTTCTTCGCCGATAACCTGACCGACGAACGGGCGCTCCTGGCCCTCGACCAGGAGCGGGGCACCCTGGCCCGGGTCGGCTACCTGACCAACCCGCCGCGCAGCTTCGGCGTCAGCACCCGCATCGACTTCTGA
- a CDS encoding YebC/PmpR family DNA-binding transcriptional regulator yields MSGHSKWASIKHKKGVADARRGKLFTRIIKELTVAARDGGGDAAMNPRLRTVIADAKAANMPADNIKRAIRRGTGEEPGVTYEEVTYEAYGPGGAALLIQCLTDNTNRAVGEIRHLLSKHNGNLGTTNSVAWMFEKHGHIVVEQGNVDEETLMTAAIDAGADDFREDGDNWEIISSPDAFEAVREAVAAAGASPISAQIAMLPQNLVKVEGKAAQQMIKLMDVLEEQDDVQHLWSNFDIDAKEIEASLA; encoded by the coding sequence ATGTCCGGACATTCCAAGTGGGCTTCGATCAAGCACAAGAAAGGCGTGGCGGACGCGCGGCGCGGCAAGCTCTTCACCCGCATCATCAAGGAACTGACGGTCGCCGCGCGGGACGGCGGCGGCGATGCGGCGATGAACCCGCGCCTGCGCACCGTGATTGCCGACGCCAAGGCCGCCAACATGCCGGCCGACAACATCAAGCGCGCCATCCGGCGCGGGACCGGCGAGGAGCCGGGCGTCACGTACGAGGAGGTCACCTACGAGGCCTACGGGCCGGGCGGCGCGGCGCTCCTCATCCAGTGCCTGACCGACAACACCAACCGGGCCGTCGGCGAGATCCGCCACCTGCTCTCGAAGCACAACGGCAACCTGGGCACCACCAACTCGGTGGCGTGGATGTTCGAGAAGCACGGCCACATCGTCGTGGAGCAGGGGAACGTCGACGAGGAGACGCTGATGACCGCGGCGATAGACGCCGGCGCCGACGACTTCCGCGAGGACGGCGACAACTGGGAGATCATCAGCAGTCCGGATGCCTTCGAGGCCGTCCGCGAGGCGGTCGCCGCGGCCGGCGCCTCGCCGATCTCGGCGCAGATCGCGATGCTGCCGCAGAATCTCGTCAAGGTGGAGGGCAAGGCGGCCCAGCAGATGATCAAGCTGATGGACGTGCTCGAGGAGCAGGATGACGTCCAGCACCTCTGGTCGAACTTCGACATCGACGCCAAGGAGATCGAGGCTTCTCTCGCGTGA
- the queA gene encoding tRNA preQ1(34) S-adenosylmethionine ribosyltransferase-isomerase QueA, translating into MRLSDFDYELPTELIAQEAAQVRDSARLLRLDRTTGARSHHRVADLDVLLEPGDVLVVNDSRVVPARLLGRREPSGGAVECLLLRRIDGDRWDALVHPGQKLKPGSRAVFEGGGRRLELEVLDRHHHGRRTVRLTADDGAVDAAVDAIGHVPLPPYIRRADRPLDAERYQTVYAAARGSVAAPTAGLHFTPILLERLRARGVERHAITLHVGYGTFEPVRTEEVEAHRVAAERYTVPASTAAAVNDALDEGRRVVAVGTTTTRTLEAVARAHGGRLEPVAGETDLYIHGDFDFQVVGGLLTNFHLPRSSLLLLVCAFAGRDAILNAYRDAVERRYRFYSYGDAMLIL; encoded by the coding sequence ATGCGCCTGTCGGACTTCGACTACGAACTTCCCACCGAACTGATCGCCCAGGAAGCGGCGCAGGTCAGGGACTCGGCGCGCCTGTTGCGGCTCGACCGCACCACGGGGGCACGCTCGCACCATCGCGTTGCGGACCTGGACGTGCTGCTGGAACCGGGCGACGTGCTCGTGGTCAACGATTCGCGCGTCGTGCCGGCGCGGTTGCTCGGCCGCCGCGAGCCGAGCGGCGGCGCCGTCGAGTGTCTGTTGCTGCGGAGGATCGACGGCGACCGCTGGGATGCCCTCGTCCACCCCGGACAGAAGTTGAAGCCCGGCTCCCGCGCGGTGTTCGAGGGTGGTGGGCGCCGCCTGGAGCTGGAGGTGCTCGACCGTCACCATCATGGGCGGCGCACCGTCCGCCTGACTGCGGATGACGGCGCCGTCGACGCCGCCGTCGACGCCATCGGGCACGTTCCGCTGCCGCCCTACATCCGGCGGGCGGACCGGCCGCTCGACGCGGAACGCTACCAGACCGTCTACGCGGCCGCGCGCGGCTCGGTGGCGGCGCCGACCGCCGGACTGCACTTCACCCCGATCCTGCTCGAGCGGCTGCGCGCGCGCGGTGTGGAACGGCACGCCATCACGCTGCACGTCGGCTACGGCACGTTCGAGCCGGTGCGGACCGAGGAGGTCGAGGCGCATCGCGTTGCGGCCGAGCGCTACACCGTGCCGGCGTCGACGGCGGCGGCGGTCAACGACGCCCTGGACGAGGGACGCCGGGTCGTCGCGGTCGGCACCACCACCACCCGCACGCTGGAGGCGGTCGCCCGCGCCCACGGCGGCCGGCTCGAACCGGTGGCCGGCGAGACCGACCTCTACATCCATGGCGATTTCGACTTCCAGGTGGTCGGCGGCCTGCTCACCAACTTCCACCTGCCCCGGTCGTCGCTCCTGCTGCTGGTCTGCGCGTTCGCCGGCCGCGACGCGATCCTGAACGCGTACCGCGACGCGGTGGAGCGGCGCTACCGGTTCTACAGCTACGGCGACGCGATGCTGATCCTGTAG
- a CDS encoding AAA family ATPase, translating into MSVVIGKNGVGKSSLFDAFGFLADCLKLGVEEACDARGRGGFERIRSQGSDGPIEFEIYYREERRARPITYELAIDRDDSGRPYASRERLRQRRKGQSHGRPFSFLVMNGGRGVAWTGQAEGQQIDEVVDRESVLEMLLDRIERRLTGEERAETEFVELQDRRKLGIATLGALKQHPRISSFRQFVEGWYLSYFTPDAARGLPLAGPQKHLNIHGDNLGNVVQFMEREHRERFKGILNRIAGKIPGIDRIDTEQSPDGRLLLRFNDKGFDDPFYAQQMSDGTLKVFAYLIMLEDPEPPPFICIEEPENGLYHKLLEILAEELREHATGRKSAPQIFVTTHQPYFVDALRPDETWTLEKQADGFASVSRASDDKVVGAMVEEGLPLGALWYSGYLGRAGI; encoded by the coding sequence CTGTCGGTCGTGATCGGGAAGAACGGGGTCGGAAAGAGCTCGCTCTTCGATGCTTTCGGATTTCTTGCAGACTGCCTGAAGCTGGGCGTCGAGGAGGCCTGCGACGCTCGAGGACGGGGAGGATTCGAGCGCATCCGCTCGCAAGGTAGCGACGGCCCGATTGAATTCGAGATCTACTATAGAGAAGAACGACGGGCGCGGCCGATCACTTACGAACTGGCGATTGACAGGGACGATTCAGGAAGGCCATACGCCTCACGGGAACGCCTTCGACAGCGACGCAAGGGGCAGAGCCACGGACGGCCGTTCTCGTTTCTCGTGATGAACGGTGGCAGAGGGGTAGCGTGGACAGGACAGGCCGAAGGGCAGCAGATCGATGAAGTTGTTGACAGAGAATCCGTGCTGGAGATGTTGCTCGACCGTATTGAAAGAAGACTGACCGGAGAAGAGCGTGCGGAAACGGAGTTCGTGGAGCTGCAGGACAGACGCAAGCTCGGCATTGCGACTCTCGGAGCCCTGAAGCAGCACCCGAGAATATCGTCCTTTCGCCAGTTTGTCGAAGGGTGGTACCTGAGCTACTTCACTCCGGACGCCGCGCGAGGTCTGCCGTTGGCGGGGCCGCAGAAGCATCTGAACATTCATGGTGACAACCTCGGCAACGTCGTGCAGTTCATGGAGCGTGAGCACCGGGAGAGATTCAAGGGCATCCTGAATCGTATCGCCGGGAAGATCCCGGGCATCGACCGGATCGACACGGAGCAGAGTCCGGATGGAAGGCTGCTGCTCCGTTTCAACGACAAGGGATTCGATGATCCCTTTTACGCGCAACAGATGTCCGACGGGACGCTGAAGGTCTTTGCCTACCTGATCATGCTGGAGGATCCGGAGCCGCCGCCATTCATCTGCATCGAGGAGCCGGAGAACGGCCTATACCACAAGTTGCTGGAGATTCTTGCCGAGGAACTTCGCGAGCATGCCACCGGAAGGAAGAGCGCGCCGCAGATATTCGTCACTACACACCAGCCGTATTTCGTCGACGCGCTGCGACCGGACGAGACGTGGACTCTGGAGAAGCAGGCGGACGGCTTCGCTAGTGTCTCTCGGGCGAGTGACGATAAGGTCGTCGGCGCGATGGTTGAAGAAGGGTTGCCGCTCGGCGCACTCTGGTACAGCGGTTACCTGGGTCGCGCCGGCATTTGA
- a CDS encoding class I SAM-dependent methyltransferase: MSGMRSPIMAGSLDVLHSIASQRHHRHLLWQRARPCGRGGSSPARLLRRKLRALFLYYGSPAMTSDSSAAGWDGWDAYAPFYDWENRRTIGRRDVRFWTDLARRAEGPVLELGCGTGRLSVPVARVAPRFVGIDRSAPMLRRLRSRLRRARLTARTAIVRGDIRALPFRRRWRCRLVMAPYGMLQTLLSDEDLTATLESAAGVLPRGGTLGIDLVPELPRWQEYHRRVGLRGPLSGGRRVTLIESVRQVREHALTVFDQEFVEWHGSRRTVHRFSLAFRTLTVPQVAERLEQAGFRVDAVLGDYAGEEWSPDASVWVIVARRR, from the coding sequence ATGAGCGGCATGCGGTCCCCTATTATGGCGGGATCGCTCGACGTCCTCCACTCGATTGCGAGCCAGCGGCACCACCGTCATCTCCTCTGGCAGCGAGCGCGGCCTTGCGGTCGCGGCGGGAGTTCGCCGGCGCGGCTCCTGCGGCGCAAGCTCCGAGCGCTCTTCCTATACTACGGGTCGCCCGCGATGACCTCCGACAGCAGCGCCGCCGGCTGGGACGGCTGGGACGCCTACGCCCCGTTCTACGACTGGGAGAACCGGCGCACGATCGGCCGCCGCGACGTCCGGTTCTGGACGGACCTGGCGCGCCGGGCGGAGGGTCCGGTGCTGGAGCTCGGTTGCGGCACCGGCCGCCTGTCGGTGCCGGTGGCGCGCGTGGCGCCCCGCTTCGTCGGGATCGACCGCTCCGCCCCGATGCTGCGCCGGCTGCGGTCGCGTCTCCGCCGGGCCCGCCTGACCGCGAGAACGGCGATCGTGCGCGGCGACATTCGCGCCCTGCCGTTCCGCCGCCGCTGGCGCTGCCGGCTGGTGATGGCGCCCTACGGCATGTTGCAGACGCTGCTCTCGGACGAGGACCTGACCGCGACGCTGGAGTCGGCGGCCGGCGTGCTGCCGCGCGGCGGCACCCTCGGCATCGATCTCGTTCCGGAGCTGCCGCGCTGGCAGGAGTATCACCGCCGGGTGGGGTTGCGCGGGCCGCTGAGCGGCGGTCGTCGCGTCACGTTGATCGAGTCGGTGCGCCAGGTGCGCGAGCACGCACTGACCGTCTTCGACCAGGAGTTCGTCGAGTGGCACGGTAGTCGGCGCACCGTGCACCGCTTCTCGCTCGCCTTCCGCACGTTGACGGTGCCGCAGGTTGCCGAGCGGCTCGAGCAGGCGGGCTTCCGCGTCGACGCGGTCCTGGGCGACTACGCGGGCGAGGAGTGGTCGCCGGACGCGAGCGTGTGGGTGATCGTGGCCCGCCGCCGCTGA
- the ruvC gene encoding crossover junction endodeoxyribonuclease RuvC, translating into MRIFGVDPGSAHTGYGCIDTSGGRHRILVCGALSPPVRSAFPEKLRAIHDGLAALIAEHRPETVAIEDLFHARNARSALKLGHVRGVVMLAASEAGLPVVEYAPAEVKRAVVGYGRAEKQQVQQMVGLLLGLDPPPSRLDVTDALAVAVCHAHSIRPGAVDEQPAAPGGAPRSWRQYRPRGDAVTVRRP; encoded by the coding sequence GTGAGAATCTTCGGGGTCGACCCCGGCTCCGCACACACGGGGTACGGTTGCATCGACACCTCGGGCGGTCGTCACCGCATCCTCGTCTGCGGGGCGTTGAGTCCGCCCGTCCGGAGCGCCTTTCCCGAGAAGCTGCGCGCCATCCACGACGGTCTGGCGGCGCTGATCGCCGAGCATCGCCCCGAGACGGTCGCCATCGAGGACCTGTTCCATGCCCGGAACGCGCGCAGCGCGCTGAAGCTGGGCCACGTGCGCGGCGTCGTCATGCTGGCCGCCTCGGAGGCGGGGCTGCCCGTGGTGGAGTACGCGCCGGCCGAGGTGAAGCGGGCCGTGGTCGGCTACGGGCGGGCGGAGAAGCAGCAGGTGCAGCAGATGGTGGGTCTGCTTCTCGGTCTGGATCCGCCGCCCTCCCGTCTGGACGTTACGGATGCGTTGGCCGTTGCCGTCTGCCACGCGCACTCCATCCGGCCGGGGGCAGTGGACGAGCAGCCGGCCGCGCCGGGCGGGGCACCCCGTTCGTGGCGGCAATACCGGCCGCGGGGCGACGCCGTGACGGTGCGGCGGCCATGA
- the ruvB gene encoding Holliday junction branch migration DNA helicase RuvB — protein sequence MTTDHVLSTVRAEEDAQYEAGLRPRSLDDYIGQDRVRENLTVAVTATRNRGEALDHVLLYGPPGLGKTTLAHVIGNELGVPVRGTAGPVLEKPGDLAAILTNLKAREVLFIDEIHRMSPAIEEILYPAMEDYELDIVIGQGPSARSVKVPLQRFTLIGATTRAGLLTSPLRARFGIVHRLDFYAERDLVEIVTRSGRILGVPIDAAATAEIARRSRGTPRVANRLLRRVRDYAEVRADGAITVEVARDALALLEVDEQGFDEADRRLLHAIIDKFGGGPVGLNSLAAAISEEKDAIEDIYEPYLIQAGFLDRTPRGRMATARAYDYFGLASPERHPRLL from the coding sequence GTGACTACCGATCACGTTCTCAGCACGGTGCGGGCCGAGGAGGACGCCCAGTACGAGGCCGGGCTCCGCCCGCGCTCCCTCGACGACTACATCGGCCAGGACCGCGTGCGCGAGAACCTCACCGTCGCCGTCACCGCGACGCGCAACCGCGGCGAGGCGCTCGACCACGTGCTGCTCTACGGGCCGCCCGGACTCGGCAAGACGACGCTTGCCCACGTCATCGGCAACGAGCTGGGCGTGCCGGTGCGGGGCACGGCCGGACCGGTGCTGGAGAAGCCGGGCGATCTCGCGGCGATCCTGACGAACCTGAAGGCGCGGGAAGTGCTGTTCATCGACGAGATCCACCGCATGAGCCCCGCCATCGAGGAGATCCTCTATCCCGCGATGGAGGACTACGAGCTCGACATCGTCATCGGGCAGGGGCCGAGCGCACGCTCGGTGAAGGTTCCGCTCCAGCGCTTCACGCTGATAGGCGCCACCACCCGCGCGGGGCTCCTGACGTCGCCGCTCCGGGCCCGGTTCGGAATCGTGCACCGGCTCGACTTCTATGCCGAACGCGATCTGGTGGAGATCGTGACGCGCTCGGGGCGCATACTCGGGGTGCCCATCGACGCGGCGGCGACGGCGGAGATCGCCCGCCGGTCGCGCGGCACGCCGCGCGTCGCCAACCGGTTGCTGCGGCGCGTGCGCGACTACGCCGAGGTGCGGGCCGACGGCGCCATCACGGTGGAGGTCGCGCGCGACGCCCTGGCCCTGCTGGAGGTCGACGAGCAGGGCTTCGACGAGGCGGACCGGCGGTTGCTGCATGCCATCATCGACAAGTTCGGGGGCGGCCCGGTCGGACTCAACAGCCTCGCCGCCGCCATCAGCGAAGAGAAGGACGCGATAGAGGACATCTACGAGCCGTACCTGATTCAGGCCGGCTTCCTCGACCGGACGCCGCGCGGGCGGATGGCGACGGCCCGCGCCTACGACTACTTCGGGCTGGCGAGCCCGGAGCGGCACCCCCGGCTGCTCTAA
- the ruvA gene encoding Holliday junction branch migration protein RuvA, producing MIARLHGKLAEKQPGRIVVDVGGVGYDVQIPLSTYYAVGDRGAEVALRIHTHVREEALSLFGFATRLERDLFERLIGINGVGPRLALAVLSGIEPPVLVQAIRTADVARLTGIPGVGRKTAERITLELKDKLPAGAPADDAGGADGAAEVDGRDLRGDVISALLNLGYQRPPAERAVEAALKRSPGDFEAALRQALRELAG from the coding sequence ATGATTGCCAGGCTCCACGGCAAGCTGGCCGAGAAGCAGCCGGGCCGGATCGTCGTCGACGTGGGCGGTGTTGGCTACGACGTGCAGATTCCACTCTCCACCTACTACGCGGTGGGCGACCGCGGGGCGGAGGTGGCGTTGCGCATCCATACCCACGTCCGCGAGGAGGCGCTCTCGCTCTTCGGGTTCGCCACCCGCCTGGAGCGCGATCTGTTCGAGCGGCTCATCGGCATCAACGGCGTGGGGCCGCGCCTCGCCCTCGCCGTGCTGTCGGGTATCGAGCCGCCGGTGCTGGTGCAGGCCATCCGCACCGCGGACGTCGCGCGCCTGACCGGCATTCCGGGGGTCGGGCGCAAGACGGCCGAGCGCATCACGCTGGAGTTGAAGGACAAGCTGCCGGCCGGCGCCCCGGCCGACGACGCGGGCGGGGCGGACGGCGCGGCGGAGGTCGACGGGCGCGATTTGCGCGGCGACGTGATCTCGGCCCTCCTGAACCTCGGCTACCAGAGGCCGCCCGCGGAACGCGCCGTGGAGGCGGCCCTGAAGCGCAGTCCCGGGGATTTCGAGGCGGCGCTGCGGCAGGCCCTCCGGGAGCTGGCCGGTTGA
- a CDS encoding ketoacyl-ACP synthase III: protein MANGNGGRFDGGGARRRVKVTSLGTYVPPRVLTNADLEKLVDTTDAWILKRTGIRERHVVDEGVASSDLGKEAAIAALAEAGVSPDQIGFIVVATTTPDMFFPSTACLVQHKIGATNAWGFDLGAACSGFTFALTTGAQMVASGAHDHALVIGADVMSSIIDFQDRATCVLFGDGAGAVVVSPAADGEPGIIDFAHEIDGSGGPALCMPAGGSLRPATRETVDARLHYVHQDGPAVFKFAVRKMSEICRRVLEANGLDAGDVDLFVSHQANRRIIMSAAEHLGVDRDKVIVNIERYGNTTAATIPLALADARREGRLEKGAQVLLASVGAGFTVGAVLLRWAG, encoded by the coding sequence GTGGCGAACGGAAACGGTGGGCGATTCGACGGGGGCGGCGCGCGGCGGCGTGTCAAGGTCACGTCGCTCGGCACGTACGTGCCGCCGCGCGTGCTCACGAACGCCGACCTCGAGAAGCTGGTGGATACGACCGACGCCTGGATTCTGAAGCGTACCGGCATCCGCGAGCGGCACGTCGTCGACGAGGGCGTCGCGTCGTCGGATCTCGGCAAGGAGGCGGCGATCGCCGCGTTGGCGGAGGCGGGTGTGAGCCCCGACCAGATCGGCTTCATCGTCGTGGCGACGACCACGCCCGACATGTTCTTTCCCAGCACCGCGTGCCTCGTGCAGCACAAGATCGGCGCCACGAACGCCTGGGGCTTCGACCTCGGGGCCGCCTGCTCCGGGTTCACCTTCGCCCTGACGACGGGCGCCCAGATGGTGGCCAGCGGCGCCCACGACCACGCCCTGGTCATCGGCGCCGACGTGATGTCGTCGATCATCGACTTCCAGGATCGCGCCACTTGCGTCCTGTTCGGTGACGGCGCAGGAGCGGTGGTCGTGTCGCCCGCCGCCGACGGCGAGCCGGGGATCATCGACTTCGCGCACGAGATCGACGGCAGCGGCGGTCCGGCCCTGTGCATGCCGGCGGGCGGCAGCCTGCGGCCGGCCACGCGCGAGACGGTCGATGCACGGCTCCATTACGTGCATCAGGACGGTCCCGCGGTGTTCAAGTTCGCGGTCCGCAAGATGTCCGAGATCTGCCGGCGGGTACTGGAGGCGAACGGGCTCGATGCGGGGGACGTCGATCTGTTCGTCTCGCACCAGGCGAACCGGCGGATCATCATGAGCGCCGCCGAGCACCTCGGCGTCGACCGCGACAAGGTGATAGTCAACATCGAGCGGTACGGAAACACGACGGCCGCCACGATTCCGCTCGCGCTGGCCGACGCGCGGCGCGAGGGCCGCCTCGAAAAGGGGGCGCAGGTTCTGTTGGCCTCGGTCGGCGCCGGATTTACCGTGGGCGCCGTGCTGCTGCGCTGGGCGGGCTGA